Proteins from a single region of Undibacterium sp. KW1:
- a CDS encoding TorF family putative porin translates to MKKLVIAAAVVTTFFGGFAQAEDAKPEAKPDNEVSFNIGVVSEYRYRAIAQSRLDPALQGGADYVHNPSGFYAGTWLSTIKWTKDAGGGGDLEWDIYAGKKGEITKDVSYDVGVLTYIYPSNGLNKVAGFADANTTEIYGQVGMGPAYIKYSHSVTNLFGFVDSKNSGYLDLGANIELPEGYTLALHAGHQTVKNNGAYSYSDWKIGVNKEFFGVNFGIAALGTNAEKKLYVTPAGKFTGKTTLVLSAVKTF, encoded by the coding sequence ATGAAAAAACTAGTAATCGCCGCTGCTGTAGTCACAACATTCTTTGGTGGTTTTGCCCAGGCAGAAGATGCCAAGCCAGAAGCTAAGCCAGACAATGAGGTCAGCTTCAATATTGGTGTGGTCAGCGAATACCGCTATCGTGCAATTGCGCAATCGCGTCTTGATCCTGCTTTGCAGGGAGGTGCAGATTACGTGCACAACCCCAGTGGCTTTTATGCTGGCACATGGTTATCTACGATTAAATGGACCAAGGATGCAGGCGGTGGTGGCGATCTTGAATGGGATATCTATGCCGGTAAAAAAGGCGAAATCACCAAGGATGTATCTTATGACGTCGGCGTCCTGACTTACATATACCCTTCCAATGGTCTGAACAAGGTAGCCGGTTTTGCTGATGCCAACACGACAGAAATCTACGGCCAGGTAGGCATGGGCCCAGCTTATATCAAGTATTCACACTCCGTCACTAACCTGTTCGGCTTTGTCGACAGCAAGAACAGTGGTTACCTGGACCTGGGTGCAAACATTGAGTTGCCTGAGGGTTATACGCTGGCCCTGCATGCTGGCCACCAAACAGTCAAGAACAATGGTGCCTATTCTTATTCCGATTGGAAAATCGGCGTGAATAAAGAGTTTTTTGGTGTGAATTTTGGTATCGCAGCGCTGGGTACGAATGCTGAGAAAAAACTGTATGTCACACCAGCAGGCAAGTTCACAGGCAAAACGACACTGGTATTGTCTGCAGTTAAAACATTCTAA
- a CDS encoding transglutaminase-like cysteine peptidase gives MRSKDAKIAASLFLLLGLISPAVVSGLVDFSLGLIEHVHKRFGAEGPRRLTQMQIAINRIKATAGKDFAKNAARSSDGLYEMPVLRQVNDFYNRVPYFSDQEHWGVNDYWATPVEFIASWGGDCEDYAIAKYMTLKDLGIPAERLRITYVRATRIGETHMVLAYYPTPAAEPWILDNLVDEIQPGSARNDLVPVYSFNDDDLWLASGNTRKGGASTVRLWKELIEKMEKEKRM, from the coding sequence ATGCGCAGTAAGGATGCGAAAATCGCTGCAAGCCTGTTTTTACTGCTGGGCCTAATAAGCCCGGCAGTGGTATCTGGTTTGGTGGATTTTTCGCTGGGCCTGATCGAGCATGTGCACAAACGCTTTGGCGCTGAAGGGCCGCGTCGGCTGACACAAATGCAGATCGCCATCAACAGGATCAAAGCCACTGCAGGCAAGGACTTTGCCAAAAATGCCGCTCGCTCTAGCGATGGACTATATGAAATGCCGGTCTTGCGGCAGGTGAATGATTTTTATAACCGCGTTCCCTACTTCAGTGATCAGGAACACTGGGGCGTCAATGATTATTGGGCGACCCCGGTAGAATTTATCGCATCCTGGGGTGGTGATTGTGAAGACTATGCGATTGCCAAATACATGACACTGAAAGACCTGGGGATACCGGCAGAACGCCTGCGCATTACCTATGTCAGGGCGACCCGCATAGGTGAGACGCACATGGTGCTGGCCTACTATCCAACGCCTGCCGCCGAACCCTGGATACTAGACAATCTCGTCGATGAGATACAGCCGGGCTCTGCCCGCAATGACCTGGTGCCTGTGTATAGCTTTAATGATGATGACCTGTGGCTGGCCAGCGGCAATACCCGCAAGGGCGGCGCATCGACTGTGCGCCTGTGGAAGGAGTTGATAGAAAAAATGGAAAAAGAAAAACGCATGTGA
- a CDS encoding DUF2288 domain-containing protein: protein MSNTDILRSKINLETAAYPWSELLRHFAGGTVLVVQPGLDLVEVAFHMAEDHADVISALLEHGQIGKVSDEQAQAWLEQDAQHWTVVVKPWILVQERQK, encoded by the coding sequence ATGTCCAATACTGATATTTTACGTAGCAAGATCAATCTCGAAACTGCAGCTTACCCCTGGAGTGAGTTATTACGTCATTTTGCAGGTGGCACAGTACTGGTGGTCCAGCCCGGCCTGGACCTGGTCGAAGTTGCCTTCCACATGGCAGAAGACCATGCAGATGTGATCTCTGCCCTGCTTGAGCATGGCCAGATAGGCAAGGTCAGCGATGAGCAGGCCCAGGCATGGCTGGAGCAGGACGCACAGCACTGGACCGTGGTCGTCAAGCCCTGGATACTGGTGCAGGAAAGACAAAAATGA
- a CDS encoding ammonium transporter, which produces MKKLLKNMLAGAALLVTVGFTSVASAQDASAKAEPAAASAASVTASASASAPAAAPASAAVVAPASAPAAAAEPAAASAAAAPAPTPNKGDTAWMMVATLLVILMTIPGLALFYGGLVRSKNMLSILMQVFMIFAVIIVLWCIYGYSLAFTEGGRFIGSFDRLFLKGIWDPAKAAFGTAATFSKGVVIPEFAYVAFQATFAAITCGLIIGAFAERAKFTAVLLFVVLWFTFSYLPIAHMVWFWTGPDAIKDAATLATETAKAGFLFQKGALDFAGGTVVHINAAVAGLVGAYLIGKRVGYGKESMAPHSLTMTMIGASLLWVGWFGFNAGSALEAGDVAALAFINTLLATAAATVSWVFGEWMSKGKPSMLGGASGAVAGLVAITPACGFVGPMGALVIGLLAGIVCLWGVNGLKRLLGADDSLDVFGVHGVGGILGALLTGVFAAPSLGGQGIFDYVTNKMSADPYDIFGQVMTQATAVGTTIIWSGVVSFVAYKLVDLVVGLRVPEDEEREGLDITSHGESAYHS; this is translated from the coding sequence ATGAAAAAACTGTTGAAGAACATGCTGGCGGGGGCTGCTTTGCTGGTCACTGTCGGTTTCACCTCTGTCGCGTCGGCGCAGGATGCCTCGGCCAAAGCAGAACCTGCGGCAGCTTCTGCTGCCTCAGTTACTGCGTCGGCCAGCGCTTCTGCACCTGCAGCGGCTCCGGCTTCTGCTGCTGTGGTGGCGCCTGCTTCTGCCCCGGCAGCGGCGGCTGAACCTGCGGCAGCCAGTGCTGCCGCCGCACCTGCACCAACGCCAAATAAAGGCGACACTGCCTGGATGATGGTTGCCACCTTGCTGGTCATCCTGATGACCATACCTGGCCTGGCACTGTTCTATGGTGGCCTGGTCCGTTCCAAGAATATGCTGTCTATCCTGATGCAGGTCTTCATGATCTTCGCCGTGATTATTGTTCTGTGGTGCATCTATGGCTATTCGCTGGCATTTACTGAAGGTGGCAGGTTCATCGGTTCGTTTGACCGCCTGTTCCTGAAAGGTATCTGGGACCCGGCCAAGGCGGCGTTTGGTACGGCCGCGACATTCAGCAAAGGCGTAGTGATTCCTGAGTTTGCGTATGTGGCCTTCCAGGCGACCTTTGCAGCGATCACTTGCGGCCTGATCATCGGTGCTTTTGCAGAACGTGCAAAATTCACTGCTGTGTTGTTGTTCGTGGTCTTGTGGTTCACGTTCAGCTACCTGCCGATCGCTCACATGGTCTGGTTCTGGACTGGCCCTGACGCGATCAAGGATGCTGCAACCCTGGCGACAGAAACTGCCAAAGCTGGTTTCCTGTTCCAAAAAGGCGCGCTGGACTTCGCAGGTGGTACCGTCGTGCATATCAATGCTGCGGTCGCTGGTCTGGTTGGTGCTTACCTGATAGGCAAACGTGTAGGTTATGGTAAAGAATCCATGGCACCTCACTCCCTGACAATGACGATGATAGGTGCGTCGCTGTTGTGGGTGGGCTGGTTTGGTTTCAATGCCGGTTCCGCACTGGAAGCAGGCGATGTCGCAGCACTGGCTTTCATCAATACTTTGCTGGCAACGGCTGCCGCAACTGTGTCATGGGTATTTGGTGAGTGGATGTCCAAAGGCAAGCCTTCCATGCTGGGCGGCGCATCTGGTGCGGTAGCCGGTCTCGTCGCGATTACGCCAGCTTGCGGCTTCGTCGGCCCTATGGGTGCCCTGGTCATCGGCTTGCTGGCAGGTATTGTTTGCCTGTGGGGTGTCAATGGCCTCAAACGCCTGCTGGGTGCAGATGACTCCCTTGACGTCTTCGGTGTGCATGGCGTGGGCGGTATCCTGGGTGCCTTGTTGACCGGTGTGTTTGCTGCACCATCCCTCGGCGGTCAAGGTATATTCGACTATGTCACCAACAAAATGTCGGCTGATCCTTACGACATCTTCGGTCAGGTCATGACACAGGCGACTGCAGTTGGCACGACCATCATCTGGTCAGGTGTCGTGTCCTTCGTCGCTTACAAACTGGTTGATCTGGTAGTTGGCCTGCGTGTACCGGAAGATGAAGAACGTGAAGGTCTGGACATCACCAGCCATGGTGAGTCTGCTTACCACTCTTGA
- a CDS encoding P-II family nitrogen regulator, whose amino-acid sequence MKLITAIIKPFKLDEVREALSTIGVQGITVTEVKGFGRQKGHTELYRGAEYVVDFLPKTKIEAAVDDAIVDRAIEAIETAARTGKIGDGKIFVYDLQQVVRIRTGETGNDAL is encoded by the coding sequence ATGAAACTGATTACCGCAATTATCAAGCCTTTTAAGCTGGATGAGGTCCGCGAGGCTTTATCTACCATAGGCGTACAAGGGATTACCGTGACCGAGGTGAAGGGCTTTGGTCGTCAGAAAGGTCACACCGAACTGTACCGTGGTGCCGAGTATGTAGTTGATTTCCTGCCCAAGACAAAAATTGAAGCTGCCGTGGATGATGCGATAGTTGATCGCGCCATCGAAGCAATAGAAACCGCAGCCCGTACTGGCAAGATCGGTGACGGTAAGATTTTTGTCTATGACTTGCAACAAGTTGTGCGTATCCGTACCGGTGAAACCGGTAACGACGCACTCTGA
- a CDS encoding EAL domain-containing protein codes for MTLRRQLLLAISIIFFAVFLGLQILSVLTMRDYLQQQLASHAQDAATALSRPLEEALAKNDQTLANIQISTLFDRGYYKKIVVLDPAGKVLLHKELNGGKDNVPAWLPALFDLQTPPGEAFISSGWRQLGKVVVVSHPAYAYDYLWRSMREMALWMFAMYLVVWGLTVVLLRIILGPLEKIEEVAIAIQAKNFRRIEVVPQTRELQRVVVAMNHMTERISSLLDEEIARAENFRREAFIDKVSGLENRHGFDLRFNHLLSEEGRFETAVIFVLEFDGLKEYNHQHGYQQGDILLADVATVVTEVFSKYSNILGRIGGASMAAVCIDVDQKTMQLLVDALQYRLNQVLLRASRQVSLAAGALVFGPAQTRGDIFSRADLAIEVMRQAGNGQISLTLMEDSEAVIAGSHGWRTLIHNALADHRWVLFAQPVMRLQLRQLVHHEVFSRLLDTQGNLVPANQFLPMALRHQLMPEIDQAVVTLVMEMLQKNRGTYKNIAINVSLQSMESKEFCEWMQARLKYSPELTALLSVEISEFACAKDHAVTRKFVSVLRELGVRFGVDHFGLDPHALNFIREVPPDYIKLDGGLVQEVATNDNSHAHLRAIVKFAQSLGIPLIAQNVESEASLQLLIADQVECGQGFYFGAPEKIVVAEAG; via the coding sequence ATGACGCTGAGACGCCAACTCCTTCTTGCCATATCCATCATCTTTTTTGCCGTGTTTCTTGGATTGCAAATCCTGTCTGTGCTGACGATGCGGGATTATTTGCAGCAGCAACTGGCCTCGCATGCCCAGGATGCTGCCACAGCCTTGTCACGTCCGCTCGAAGAAGCACTGGCCAAGAATGACCAGACGCTGGCAAATATCCAGATATCCACCCTGTTTGACCGCGGTTATTATAAAAAAATCGTGGTCCTTGATCCCGCAGGCAAAGTGCTGTTGCACAAGGAACTCAACGGGGGCAAAGACAATGTGCCAGCCTGGCTACCTGCCTTGTTTGACTTGCAGACCCCGCCGGGCGAGGCTTTCATTTCTTCTGGCTGGCGTCAGCTGGGCAAGGTTGTCGTGGTCAGCCACCCGGCTTATGCTTACGATTACCTGTGGCGCTCCATGCGGGAAATGGCTTTGTGGATGTTTGCCATGTACCTGGTGGTCTGGGGCCTGACTGTGGTCTTGCTGAGAATTATCCTGGGGCCGCTGGAAAAAATCGAAGAAGTCGCGATTGCCATACAGGCCAAGAATTTCCGCCGTATTGAAGTCGTGCCTCAGACTCGCGAGCTGCAGCGTGTAGTGGTCGCCATGAACCACATGACAGAGCGCATATCGAGCCTGCTTGATGAAGAAATCGCCAGGGCAGAAAATTTCAGGCGCGAAGCTTTCATCGACAAAGTCAGTGGTCTGGAAAACCGTCATGGTTTTGACTTGCGCTTCAATCATTTGCTGTCAGAAGAAGGGCGCTTTGAAACTGCCGTCATCTTTGTGCTGGAATTTGATGGCCTTAAAGAATACAACCACCAGCACGGCTATCAGCAAGGCGATATCCTGCTGGCCGATGTGGCGACGGTGGTCACAGAAGTCTTCAGCAAATATAGCAATATCCTCGGTCGCATAGGCGGTGCCTCAATGGCAGCGGTGTGTATCGATGTCGATCAAAAGACCATGCAGTTGCTGGTAGATGCACTTCAGTACCGCCTGAACCAGGTATTGCTGCGTGCCTCGCGCCAGGTCAGCCTGGCTGCCGGTGCGCTGGTGTTTGGCCCGGCGCAAACACGCGGCGACATTTTCTCCCGGGCAGACCTGGCAATAGAAGTCATGCGCCAGGCTGGTAATGGACAGATCAGCCTGACCCTTATGGAAGACAGTGAAGCCGTCATCGCCGGTTCACATGGCTGGCGTACCCTGATCCACAATGCCCTCGCAGACCACCGCTGGGTCTTGTTTGCCCAACCCGTCATGCGTTTGCAATTGCGCCAGCTTGTCCATCATGAAGTATTTTCGCGTTTGCTTGATACCCAGGGCAATCTGGTTCCGGCCAACCAGTTTTTACCCATGGCCTTGCGTCACCAGCTCATGCCCGAGATAGACCAGGCGGTAGTGACCCTGGTGATGGAGATGCTGCAAAAAAATCGCGGCACCTATAAAAATATCGCCATCAATGTGTCCCTGCAATCGATGGAGAGCAAAGAGTTCTGTGAATGGATGCAGGCGCGCCTCAAATATTCGCCAGAGCTGACGGCCTTGTTGTCAGTGGAGATCAGTGAATTTGCCTGCGCCAAAGACCATGCCGTGACCAGGAAATTTGTCAGTGTCTTGCGCGAATTAGGCGTGCGTTTTGGTGTCGATCATTTTGGCCTGGACCCGCATGCCCTGAACTTTATCCGCGAAGTACCGCCAGACTATATCAAGCTTGATGGCGGCCTGGTGCAGGAAGTTGCCACGAATGACAACAGCCATGCCCACTTGCGCGCTATCGTCAAATTCGCGCAATCCCTGGGTATACCCCTGATAGCCCAGAATGTGGAAAGCGAAGCATCGCTGCAATTACTGATTGCAGATCAGGTCGAATGCGGGCAGGGTTTTTATTTTGGCGCACCAGAAAAAATCGTTGTGGCTGAGGCAGGGTAA
- the ltaE gene encoding low-specificity L-threonine aldolase, which produces MSESQQNWIDLRSDTVTRPTPAMRELMHTAELGDDVYGDDPTVNRLQDYAADLFGYEAALFAPSGTQSNLLALLAHCARGDEYIVGQEAHTYKYEGGGAAVLGSIQPQPLTNQADGSIALDDIANAIKPDDFHFARSRLLALENTIGGKVLPPDYLQAATSLAHERGLATHLDGARICNAIVKLGISPRQAVQGFDSVSVCLSKGLGAPIGSVLCGSHDLIAQAKRWRKMLGGGMRQAGMLAAAGLYALEHHIPRLAEDHANAERLANGLRQISALQVQTPQTNIVYADLPATACAGLAELLRENGILARVTPHMRMVTHLDVPAADIDKVLSVFQTYFSKHPGVSSI; this is translated from the coding sequence ATGTCAGAAAGCCAGCAAAACTGGATAGATTTACGCAGTGACACCGTCACCCGACCTACTCCTGCCATGCGTGAACTCATGCATACTGCCGAACTCGGTGATGATGTGTATGGGGATGATCCCACAGTCAACCGCCTGCAAGACTATGCCGCCGACCTGTTTGGCTATGAAGCTGCTCTGTTCGCCCCATCCGGCACACAAAGCAATTTGCTGGCCCTGCTCGCACATTGCGCCCGCGGTGATGAATACATCGTCGGGCAAGAGGCGCACACTTATAAATACGAGGGCGGTGGTGCTGCCGTGCTGGGCAGCATACAACCACAGCCCCTGACCAACCAGGCAGACGGCAGCATTGCCCTGGACGATATTGCCAATGCCATCAAGCCAGACGATTTTCACTTTGCCCGCAGCCGTTTGCTGGCGCTGGAAAATACCATAGGCGGCAAGGTCCTGCCACCTGACTACCTACAAGCTGCCACCAGCCTCGCCCATGAGCGCGGCCTGGCTACCCATCTGGATGGCGCACGCATCTGCAATGCCATCGTCAAGCTGGGCATCAGCCCCAGGCAGGCGGTACAGGGTTTTGACAGTGTCTCGGTCTGTTTGTCCAAGGGTCTGGGCGCACCCATAGGTTCTGTGCTGTGTGGTAGCCACGACTTGATCGCTCAGGCCAAACGCTGGCGCAAGATGCTCGGTGGCGGCATGCGCCAGGCCGGCATGCTTGCTGCTGCCGGTTTGTATGCGCTGGAACATCATATTCCGCGCCTGGCAGAAGACCATGCCAATGCAGAACGCCTGGCAAATGGCTTGCGCCAGATCAGCGCCTTGCAAGTGCAGACGCCGCAAACCAATATCGTCTATGCCGACCTGCCCGCTACAGCCTGTGCCGGGCTGGCAGAACTCTTGCGCGAAAATGGCATCCTGGCCAGGGTCACACCGCACATGCGCATGGTCACCCATCTCGATGTCCCGGCTGCCGATATCGATAAAGTGCTGTCTGTATTC
- a CDS encoding tol-pal system YbgF family protein — translation MKKTSYLFAAMMLAALGSGFSPVTVNAVQAQEAADPAKQQTVRQEMAKPLNEIQDLLTAKQYPQALEKINAMDASLEKKTPFELFTISRLRAVVASSINDSTLMASSFDYMISTDFLKDPEKQRLMEAMASTLFGEKKYANSRVWGNRFLVKAPGNEVMVYLIARSYYLENDFANVVKVLNAQIAFDEKAQRNTSSDNLKLLALAYQQLKEWDNYAVALERLVALYPTPEFWTDLIYRVMKKPGFSDRLLLDYYRLQFLNGKLEDATDFVDMAELALLAGLPAEAKTAIEAGYAANVLGTGKEATKHKQLRDRVNKQAADDIKSLDAGEAAAKNAKTGIGLVNIGYNYVINGQYDKGLGLMEQGIAKGGLKSPDEAKLHLGMAYLRAGKRDKAVETLKSVQGRDGSADFARLWLLVPANKFAPEAK, via the coding sequence ATGAAAAAAACTTCTTACCTGTTCGCCGCCATGATGCTGGCAGCACTTGGTTCTGGCTTCTCTCCCGTGACTGTGAATGCCGTTCAGGCACAAGAAGCGGCTGATCCTGCGAAGCAACAGACCGTGCGCCAGGAAATGGCCAAGCCACTTAATGAAATCCAGGACTTGCTGACCGCCAAGCAATATCCTCAGGCATTGGAAAAAATTAATGCCATGGATGCCTCTCTGGAAAAGAAAACGCCTTTCGAGCTGTTTACGATCAGCCGTTTGCGTGCCGTGGTTGCATCCAGTATCAATGACTCTACGCTGATGGCGAGCTCCTTCGACTATATGATTTCGACTGATTTTCTGAAAGATCCAGAAAAACAGCGTTTGATGGAAGCCATGGCAAGTACCCTGTTTGGTGAAAAGAAATATGCTAATTCCAGGGTATGGGGTAATCGTTTCCTGGTGAAAGCACCTGGCAATGAAGTCATGGTCTATCTGATCGCCCGTTCCTACTATCTGGAAAACGACTTTGCCAATGTCGTCAAAGTCTTGAATGCCCAGATAGCATTTGATGAAAAAGCACAACGTAATACCAGTTCTGACAACCTCAAGTTGCTGGCTCTTGCTTATCAGCAGCTCAAGGAATGGGATAACTATGCCGTCGCGCTGGAACGCCTGGTTGCACTGTACCCAACACCAGAATTCTGGACAGACCTGATTTACCGCGTGATGAAAAAACCTGGTTTTTCTGACCGCTTGTTGCTCGACTACTATCGTCTGCAATTCCTGAACGGCAAATTAGAAGATGCCACGGATTTTGTCGATATGGCAGAGTTGGCCTTGCTGGCAGGTTTGCCAGCCGAAGCCAAAACCGCGATTGAAGCAGGCTATGCAGCGAACGTGCTGGGCACCGGCAAGGAAGCGACCAAGCACAAACAATTGCGCGACCGCGTCAACAAACAGGCCGCTGACGACATCAAGAGCCTCGATGCTGGTGAAGCCGCTGCCAAAAACGCCAAGACCGGTATCGGCCTGGTCAATATTGGTTATAACTACGTCATTAACGGCCAGTACGACAAAGGCCTGGGATTGATGGAACAGGGTATCGCCAAAGGTGGCTTGAAGTCTCCTGATGAAGCAAAACTGCATCTGGGCATGGCTTACCTGAGAGCAGGCAAACGCGACAAGGCTGTTGAAACACTGAAGTCGGTACAAGGCCGTGATGGTTCTGCTGACTTTGCACGTTTGTGGCTGCTGGTACCTGCCAATAAATTTGCTCCTGAAGCAAAATAA